From Scleropages formosus chromosome 1, fSclFor1.1, whole genome shotgun sequence, a single genomic window includes:
- the paqr8 gene encoding membrane progestin receptor beta, giving the protein MSSTVPRWFSTLSLSMKQLGRLPWLLDALPSLPAPRGTVGASEVPSLFREPYILSGYRPVGQDWRCYILSLFQRHNELLNVWTHLLTVPVVLLRCGAFVGAQGLTLEAPSLPLLLYMLSALTYLSFSTAAHLLQSHSELAHYSLFFLDYVGVGVYQYGCALAHYFYGSEAAWRESTVGTLYLPGAALLAWLSCAGCCFAKVRYRRPYPLLRKVYQLVPTGLAYVLVISPIAHRLVVGSWHDSTLTRHALQVLFFLTAAIFFSCPLPERLFPGCCDIVGHAHQIFHIFLALCTLCQLEALLEDFLAQRHSMLQVHREGHLLLACASFPILVFCCAVTAGAMCSSVQKQLRLKHE; this is encoded by the coding sequence ATGTCCAGCACAGTACCGCGGTGGTTCAGCACCCTGTCCCTGAGCATGAAGCAGCTGGGCCGCCTGCCCTGGCTTCTGGACGCCCTCCCTTCCCTGCCGGCTCCGCGAGGAACCGTCGGGGCATCAGAGGTCCCCAGCCTGTTCCGCGAACCTTACATCCTCTCAGGATACCGGCCAGTGGGGCAGGACTGGCGCTGCTACATCCTGAGCCTTTTCCAGAGGCATAACGAGTTGCTCAACGTTTGGACCCACTTGCTGACCGTGCCAGTTGTGCTGCTGCGCTGCGGGGCCTTTGTGGGGGCCCAGGGCCTGACTCTGGAGGCCCCCAGCCTGCCGCTGCTGCTCTACATGCTGTCTGCTCTAACCTACCTGAGCTTCAGCACGGCCGCCCACCTGCTGCAGTCACACTCGGAGTTGGCGCACTACTCGCTCTTCTTCCTGGACTACGTGGGTGTCGGCGTCTACCAGTACGGCTGCGCCCTGGCGCACTATTTTTACGGCTCGGAGGCAGCGTGGCGGGAGAGCACGGTGGGGACATTGTACCTACCCGGGGCTGCCCTCCTTGCCTGGCTGTCATGCGCTGGCTGCTGTTTCGCCAAGGTTCGCTACCGCCGGCCGTACCCGCTTCTGCGGAAGGTCTACCAGCTGGTCCCCACCGGCCTGGCCTACGTGCTGGTCATCAGCCCCATAGCGCATCGGCTTGTGGTCGGTTCCTGGCACGACTCGACACTGACCCGCCACGCTCTGCAGGTGCTTTTCTTCCTGACGGCCGCTATCTTCTTTTCCTGCCCCCTGCCGGAGCGTCTTTTCCCAGGCTGTTGTGACATTGTGGGCCATGCCCACCAGATCTTCCACATCTTCCTGGCACTCTGCACACTCTGCCAGCTGGAGGCTCTGCTGGAGGATTTCCTGGCTCAGCGGCACAGCATGCTACAAGTGCACAGGGAGGGCCATCTCCTCCTGGCCTGCGCCTCCTTCCCCATCCTGGTTTTCTGTTGTGCGGTGACCGCAGGTGCCATGTGCAGCAGCGTGCAAAAGCAGCTGAGACTGAAACATGAATGA
- the mcm3 gene encoding DNA replication licensing factor MCM3 isoform X2 yields the protein MAAEVVDDQAMREAQRDYLDFLDDDQDQGIYQSKVRDMISENKFRLIVNINDLRRRNEARAARLMSNAFEELLAFQRALKDMVGSVDATYAKQHEEFFVGLEGSFGSKHVTPRTLSSRLLSSIVCVEGIITKCSLVRPKVVRSVHYCPTTKKTIERRYTDLTSLDAFPSSAIYPTKDEENNPLETEFGLSVYKDHQTITVQEMPEKAPAGQLPRSVDIILDNDLVDAVKPGDRVQVIGTYRCLPGKKGGFTSGTFRTIMIACHVKQMSKEVSPTFSADDVAKIKRFSQSHSKLARSLAPSIHGHEYIKKAILCMLLGGVEKVLENGSRIRGDINVLLIGDPSVAKSQLLRYVLHTAPRAIPTTGRGSSGVGLTAAVTTDQETGERRLEAGAMVLGDRGVVCIDEFDKMSDMDRTAIHEVMEQGRVTVAKAGIHARLNARCSVLAAANPVYGRYDQYKTPMENIGLQDSLLSRFDLLFIVLDQMDPEQDREISDHVLRMHRYRNPGEKDGTAMPLGGSVDILATEDPDAAQDDQELLQVYEKHNSLLHGSRKRRDKVVSKEFMRKYIHVAKSITPVLTQEAANHIAEEYSRLRSQEQLASDVARTSPVTARSLETLIRLSTAHAKARMSKVVEMEDTEVAVELVQFAYFKKVLEREKKRSRREEQDTASEEEDDEQQTPRRKRGRRSAEHRPSQDGDPYDFDGEQDVPEIQAGTPKAQEQPMETPEQDGEAELSASRLKTFKAALLEAFRAAHAQSITLAALKDAINKDNKEPFSATEVQAALSRMQDDNQVMLSSDIVFLI from the exons ATGGCTGCTGAAGTGGTGGACGACCAGGCGATGAGGGAGGCGCAAAGAGATTATCTGGATTTTCTTGATGATGAT CAAGACCAGGGTATCTATCAAAGCAAAGTGCGGGACATGATCAGCGAGAACAAGTTCCGACTCATTGTGAACATCAACGACCTGCGACGGCGCAACGAGGCCCGCGCGGCCAG GCTGATGAGCAATGCATTTGAGGAGCTGCTGGCCTTCCAGCGGGCCCTAAAGGACATGGTGGGCTCTGTGGATGCCACTTATGCCAAGCAGCACGAGGAGTTCTTTGTGGGCCTGGAGGGCAGCTTTGGAAGCAAGCATGTCACACCCCGCACGCTGTCTTCGCGGTTGCTGAGCAGCATTGTCTGCGTGGAGGGAATCATCACCAAAT GCTCGCTAGTGCGCCCCAAGGTGGTTCGCAGTGTCCACTACTGTCCAACAACCAAGAAGACAATAGAGCGCAGATACACTGATCTGACCTCCCTAGATGCTTTCCCCTCCAGCGCCATCTACCCCACCAAG GATGAGGAGAACAACCCTCTGGAGACAGAGTTTGGGTTGTCTGTCTACAAGGACCACCAGACCATCACAGTCCAGGAGATGCCTGAGAAAGCCCCTGCTGGGCAACTCCCACGTTCTGTGGACATCATACTTGACAATGACCTGGTCGACGCGGTCAAGCCCGGCGATCGAGTGCAGGTCATCGGCACGTACCGCTGCCTGCCTGGGAAGAAGGGCGGTTTCACCTCTGGAACCTTTAG GACCATCATGATTGCCTGCCATGTGAAGCAGATGAGCAAGGAGGTGTCACCTACCTTCTCTGCTGACGATGTGGCCAAAATTAAACGTTTCAGCCAGTCTCACTCCAAG CTGGCACGCTCGTTGGCACCCAGCATCCACGGTCACGAGTACATCAAGAAGGCCATCCTCTGCATGCTGTTGGGTGGTGTGGAGAAGGTCTTGGAGAACGGCTCCCGCATCCGTGGGGACATCAACGTGCTGCTCATAG GTGACCCCTCAGTGGCCAAATCCCAGCTGCTGCGATATGTGCTGCACACGGCCCCCCGTGCCATTCCTACCACGGGCCGTGGGTCCTCTGGTGTGGGTCTTACAGCTGCGGTCACCACTGACCAGGAGACAG GTGAGCGGCGCCTGGAAGCTGGGGCTATGGTGCTGGGAGACAGAGGCGTGGTGTGCATCGACGAGTTTGACAAGATGTCCGACATGGACCGCACAGCCATCCACGAGGTGATGGAGCAGGGCCGTGTGACCGTGGCCAAAGCAGGCATCCACGCCAGACTCAATGCCCGCTGCAGCGTCCTTGCTGCTGCCAACCCCGTGTACGGCAGG tacGACCAGTACAAGACACCCATGGAGAACATCGGCCTCCAGGATTCGCTGCTGTCCCGTTTCGACCTGCTCTTCATTGTGCTAGATCAGATGGACCCAGAGCAGGACCGTGAGATTTCGGACCACGTGTTGCGTATGCACCGCTACCGCAACCCAGGCGAGAAGGATGGCACTG CCATGCCTTTAGGCGGCTCCGTCGAtatactggccacggaggatcCCGATGCTGCTCAGGATGACCAGGAGTTGCTGCAGGTGTACGAGAAGCACAACAGCCTCCTACACGGGAGCCGGAAGCGCAG GGACAAGGTGGTGAGCAAGGAGTTCATGAGGAAATACATCCACGTGGCCAAGTCCATCACACCGGTGCTGACGCAGGAGGCGGCCAATCACATCGCCGAGGAGTATTCAAGGCTACGCAGCCAGGAGCAGCTGGCATCCGACGTTGCAAGG ACCTCGCCTGTGACTGCGCGGTCCCTGGAGACTCTGATCCGCCTGTCCACAGCCCACGCCAAGGCCCGCATGAGCAAGGTGGTTGAGATGGAAGACACGGAAGTGGCCGTTGAGCTCGTGCAGTTTGCCTACTTCAAAAAG GTTcttgagagagagaaaaagaggtcAAGGAGGGAGGAACAGGACACTGCgtcagaggaggaagatgatgaacAACAGACTCCGCGGAGGAAAAG GGGGCGCCGTTCAGCTGAACACCGCCCATCTCAAGATGGTGACCCATACGATTTTGACGGGGAGCAGGATGTTCCAGAAA TTCAAGCTGGAACCCCAAAGGCCCAGGAGCAGCCCATGGAGACTCCGGAGCAGGATGGAGAGGCAGAGCTATCTGCCAGCAG ACTGAAGACATTTAAAGCAGCACTTCTGGAAGCATTCCGCGCGGCGCATGCGCAGTCCATCACCCTGGCGGCACTGAAGGATGCTATCAACAAGGACAACAAGGAGCCCTTCAGTGCCACCGAGGTCCAGGCCGCCCTGAGCCGCATGCAGGATGATAACCAGGTCATGCTGTCCAGCGACATAGTGTTCCTTATCTGA
- the mcm3 gene encoding DNA replication licensing factor MCM3 isoform X1 has protein sequence MAAEVVDDQAMREAQRDYLDFLDDDQDQGIYQSKVRDMISENKFRLIVNINDLRRRNEARAARLMSNAFEELLAFQRALKDMVGSVDATYAKQHEEFFVGLEGSFGSKHVTPRTLSSRLLSSIVCVEGIITKCSLVRPKVVRSVHYCPTTKKTIERRYTDLTSLDAFPSSAIYPTKDEENNPLETEFGLSVYKDHQTITVQEMPEKAPAGQLPRSVDIILDNDLVDAVKPGDRVQVIGTYRCLPGKKGGFTSGTFRTIMIACHVKQMSKEVSPTFSADDVAKIKRFSQSHSKDVFDQLARSLAPSIHGHEYIKKAILCMLLGGVEKVLENGSRIRGDINVLLIGDPSVAKSQLLRYVLHTAPRAIPTTGRGSSGVGLTAAVTTDQETGERRLEAGAMVLGDRGVVCIDEFDKMSDMDRTAIHEVMEQGRVTVAKAGIHARLNARCSVLAAANPVYGRYDQYKTPMENIGLQDSLLSRFDLLFIVLDQMDPEQDREISDHVLRMHRYRNPGEKDGTAMPLGGSVDILATEDPDAAQDDQELLQVYEKHNSLLHGSRKRRDKVVSKEFMRKYIHVAKSITPVLTQEAANHIAEEYSRLRSQEQLASDVARTSPVTARSLETLIRLSTAHAKARMSKVVEMEDTEVAVELVQFAYFKKVLEREKKRSRREEQDTASEEEDDEQQTPRRKRGRRSAEHRPSQDGDPYDFDGEQDVPEIQAGTPKAQEQPMETPEQDGEAELSASRLKTFKAALLEAFRAAHAQSITLAALKDAINKDNKEPFSATEVQAALSRMQDDNQVMLSSDIVFLI, from the exons ATGGCTGCTGAAGTGGTGGACGACCAGGCGATGAGGGAGGCGCAAAGAGATTATCTGGATTTTCTTGATGATGAT CAAGACCAGGGTATCTATCAAAGCAAAGTGCGGGACATGATCAGCGAGAACAAGTTCCGACTCATTGTGAACATCAACGACCTGCGACGGCGCAACGAGGCCCGCGCGGCCAG GCTGATGAGCAATGCATTTGAGGAGCTGCTGGCCTTCCAGCGGGCCCTAAAGGACATGGTGGGCTCTGTGGATGCCACTTATGCCAAGCAGCACGAGGAGTTCTTTGTGGGCCTGGAGGGCAGCTTTGGAAGCAAGCATGTCACACCCCGCACGCTGTCTTCGCGGTTGCTGAGCAGCATTGTCTGCGTGGAGGGAATCATCACCAAAT GCTCGCTAGTGCGCCCCAAGGTGGTTCGCAGTGTCCACTACTGTCCAACAACCAAGAAGACAATAGAGCGCAGATACACTGATCTGACCTCCCTAGATGCTTTCCCCTCCAGCGCCATCTACCCCACCAAG GATGAGGAGAACAACCCTCTGGAGACAGAGTTTGGGTTGTCTGTCTACAAGGACCACCAGACCATCACAGTCCAGGAGATGCCTGAGAAAGCCCCTGCTGGGCAACTCCCACGTTCTGTGGACATCATACTTGACAATGACCTGGTCGACGCGGTCAAGCCCGGCGATCGAGTGCAGGTCATCGGCACGTACCGCTGCCTGCCTGGGAAGAAGGGCGGTTTCACCTCTGGAACCTTTAG GACCATCATGATTGCCTGCCATGTGAAGCAGATGAGCAAGGAGGTGTCACCTACCTTCTCTGCTGACGATGTGGCCAAAATTAAACGTTTCAGCCAGTCTCACTCCAAG GATGTGTTTGACCAGCTGGCACGCTCGTTGGCACCCAGCATCCACGGTCACGAGTACATCAAGAAGGCCATCCTCTGCATGCTGTTGGGTGGTGTGGAGAAGGTCTTGGAGAACGGCTCCCGCATCCGTGGGGACATCAACGTGCTGCTCATAG GTGACCCCTCAGTGGCCAAATCCCAGCTGCTGCGATATGTGCTGCACACGGCCCCCCGTGCCATTCCTACCACGGGCCGTGGGTCCTCTGGTGTGGGTCTTACAGCTGCGGTCACCACTGACCAGGAGACAG GTGAGCGGCGCCTGGAAGCTGGGGCTATGGTGCTGGGAGACAGAGGCGTGGTGTGCATCGACGAGTTTGACAAGATGTCCGACATGGACCGCACAGCCATCCACGAGGTGATGGAGCAGGGCCGTGTGACCGTGGCCAAAGCAGGCATCCACGCCAGACTCAATGCCCGCTGCAGCGTCCTTGCTGCTGCCAACCCCGTGTACGGCAGG tacGACCAGTACAAGACACCCATGGAGAACATCGGCCTCCAGGATTCGCTGCTGTCCCGTTTCGACCTGCTCTTCATTGTGCTAGATCAGATGGACCCAGAGCAGGACCGTGAGATTTCGGACCACGTGTTGCGTATGCACCGCTACCGCAACCCAGGCGAGAAGGATGGCACTG CCATGCCTTTAGGCGGCTCCGTCGAtatactggccacggaggatcCCGATGCTGCTCAGGATGACCAGGAGTTGCTGCAGGTGTACGAGAAGCACAACAGCCTCCTACACGGGAGCCGGAAGCGCAG GGACAAGGTGGTGAGCAAGGAGTTCATGAGGAAATACATCCACGTGGCCAAGTCCATCACACCGGTGCTGACGCAGGAGGCGGCCAATCACATCGCCGAGGAGTATTCAAGGCTACGCAGCCAGGAGCAGCTGGCATCCGACGTTGCAAGG ACCTCGCCTGTGACTGCGCGGTCCCTGGAGACTCTGATCCGCCTGTCCACAGCCCACGCCAAGGCCCGCATGAGCAAGGTGGTTGAGATGGAAGACACGGAAGTGGCCGTTGAGCTCGTGCAGTTTGCCTACTTCAAAAAG GTTcttgagagagagaaaaagaggtcAAGGAGGGAGGAACAGGACACTGCgtcagaggaggaagatgatgaacAACAGACTCCGCGGAGGAAAAG GGGGCGCCGTTCAGCTGAACACCGCCCATCTCAAGATGGTGACCCATACGATTTTGACGGGGAGCAGGATGTTCCAGAAA TTCAAGCTGGAACCCCAAAGGCCCAGGAGCAGCCCATGGAGACTCCGGAGCAGGATGGAGAGGCAGAGCTATCTGCCAGCAG ACTGAAGACATTTAAAGCAGCACTTCTGGAAGCATTCCGCGCGGCGCATGCGCAGTCCATCACCCTGGCGGCACTGAAGGATGCTATCAACAAGGACAACAAGGAGCCCTTCAGTGCCACCGAGGTCCAGGCCGCCCTGAGCCGCATGCAGGATGATAACCAGGTCATGCTGTCCAGCGACATAGTGTTCCTTATCTGA